One window from the genome of Magnolia sinica isolate HGM2019 chromosome 4, MsV1, whole genome shotgun sequence encodes:
- the LOC131242938 gene encoding glutamine synthetase cytosolic isozyme-like isoform X3 codes for MMSLLNDFLTLDLSHSTEKIIAEYIWIGGSGMDMRSKRRTLPEPVSDLHKLPKWNFDGSSTGQAPGEDGEVILRPQAIFKDPFLRGNNILVLCDTCTPGGEPIPTNKRFDAAKIFNHPDVVAEEPWYGIEQEYTLLQKDVLWPLGWPVGGFPRPQGPYYCGVGADKAFGRDIVDSHYKACLYAGINISGINAEVMPGQVGPSVGIFASDELWVARYILERITEIAGVVLSFDPKPIQGDWNGAGAHTNYSTKSMRADGGIDVIVKAIEKLRLRHKEHISAYGEGNERRLTGHHETADINTFSWPQGIANRAASIRVGRDTEKAAKGYFEDRRPASNMDPYVVTSMIAETTILWSPHSKKKNNSSS; via the exons ATGATGTCTCTCCTCAACGATTTTCTCACCCTTGATCTCTCCCACTCAACGGAGAAAATCATTGCTGAATATAtatg GATTGGTGGGAGTGGAATGGATATGAGAAGCAAAAGAAGG ACATTGCCTGAGCCAGTATCTGACCTACATAAGTTGCCCAAGTGGAATTTTGATGGATCAAGCACTGGCCAGGCTCCCGGAGAAGATGGTGAGGTCATTTTACG ACCTCAAGCCATCTTTAAGGATCCTTTTCTAAGGGGAAATAATATTctg GTATTGTGTGATACATGTACACCAGGTGGGGAACCAATCCCTACTAATAAAAGGTTTGATGCTGCCAAAATATTTAACCATCCAGATGTCGTTGCTGAAGAGCcctg GTATGGGATTGAGCAGGAGTATACTctgcttcaaaaggatgttctTTGGCCTCTTGGATGGCCGGTTGGTGGCTTTCCTAGACCTCAG ggaccatactaCTGTGGTGTTGGGGCTGACAAGGCGTTTGGTCGGGACATTGTGGATTCTCACTACAAAGCTTGCCTTTACGCTGGAATTAACATAAGTGGGATCAATGCAGAAGTTATGCCAGGCCAG GTTGGCCCCTCTGTTGGAATTTTTGCCAGTGATGAGTTGTGGGTGGCCCGCTACATCCTTGAG AGGATTACAGAGATTGCTGGGGTTGTTCTTTCGTTCGATCCTAAACCGATCCAG GGTGACTGGAATGGTGCTGGTGCCCACACAAACTACAG CACCAAGTCCATGAGAGCCGACGGTGGAATCGATGTTATCGTTAAGGCCATTGAGAAGCTGCGCCTGCGCCACAAGGAGCACATTTCTGCATACGGGGAGGGCAACGAGAGAAGATTAACAGGCCACCATGAAACCGCAGACATCAACACATTCTCATGG CCACAGGGAATTGCGAACCGGGCGGCATCTATCCGCGTGGGCCGTGATACTGAAAAGGCAGCCAAAG GCTACTTTGAAGATCGACGGCCAGCATCGAACATGGACCCATACGTGGTCACCTCCATGATTGCGGAGACAACGAttctgtggagcccacatagtAAGAAGAAAAACAACAGCTCTTCATAA
- the LOC131242938 gene encoding glutamine synthetase cytosolic isozyme-like isoform X2: MMSLLNDFLTLDLSHSTEKIIAEYIWIGGSGMDMRSKRRTLPEPVSDLHKLPKWNFDGSSTGQAPGEDGEVILRPQAIFKDPFLRGNNILVLCDTCTPGGEPIPTNKRFDAAKIFNHPDVVAEEPWYGIEQEYTLLQKDVLWPLGWPVGGFPRPQGPYYCGVGADKAFGRDIVDSHYKACLYAGINISGINAEVMPGQWEFQVGPSVGIFASDELWVARYILERITEIAGVVLSFDPKPIQGDWNGAGAHTNYSTKSMRADGGIDVIVKAIEKLRLRHKEHISAYGEGNERRLTGHHETADINTFSWGIANRAASIRVGRDTEKAAKGYFEDRRPASNMDPYVVTSMIAETTILWSPHSKKKNNSSS, translated from the exons ATGATGTCTCTCCTCAACGATTTTCTCACCCTTGATCTCTCCCACTCAACGGAGAAAATCATTGCTGAATATAtatg GATTGGTGGGAGTGGAATGGATATGAGAAGCAAAAGAAGG ACATTGCCTGAGCCAGTATCTGACCTACATAAGTTGCCCAAGTGGAATTTTGATGGATCAAGCACTGGCCAGGCTCCCGGAGAAGATGGTGAGGTCATTTTACG ACCTCAAGCCATCTTTAAGGATCCTTTTCTAAGGGGAAATAATATTctg GTATTGTGTGATACATGTACACCAGGTGGGGAACCAATCCCTACTAATAAAAGGTTTGATGCTGCCAAAATATTTAACCATCCAGATGTCGTTGCTGAAGAGCcctg GTATGGGATTGAGCAGGAGTATACTctgcttcaaaaggatgttctTTGGCCTCTTGGATGGCCGGTTGGTGGCTTTCCTAGACCTCAG ggaccatactaCTGTGGTGTTGGGGCTGACAAGGCGTTTGGTCGGGACATTGTGGATTCTCACTACAAAGCTTGCCTTTACGCTGGAATTAACATAAGTGGGATCAATGCAGAAGTTATGCCAGGCCAG TGGGAATTCCAGGTTGGCCCCTCTGTTGGAATTTTTGCCAGTGATGAGTTGTGGGTGGCCCGCTACATCCTTGAG AGGATTACAGAGATTGCTGGGGTTGTTCTTTCGTTCGATCCTAAACCGATCCAG GGTGACTGGAATGGTGCTGGTGCCCACACAAACTACAG CACCAAGTCCATGAGAGCCGACGGTGGAATCGATGTTATCGTTAAGGCCATTGAGAAGCTGCGCCTGCGCCACAAGGAGCACATTTCTGCATACGGGGAGGGCAACGAGAGAAGATTAACAGGCCACCATGAAACCGCAGACATCAACACATTCTCATGG GGAATTGCGAACCGGGCGGCATCTATCCGCGTGGGCCGTGATACTGAAAAGGCAGCCAAAG GCTACTTTGAAGATCGACGGCCAGCATCGAACATGGACCCATACGTGGTCACCTCCATGATTGCGGAGACAACGAttctgtggagcccacatagtAAGAAGAAAAACAACAGCTCTTCATAA
- the LOC131242938 gene encoding glutamine synthetase cytosolic isozyme-like isoform X1 → MMSLLNDFLTLDLSHSTEKIIAEYIWIGGSGMDMRSKRRTLPEPVSDLHKLPKWNFDGSSTGQAPGEDGEVILRPQAIFKDPFLRGNNILVLCDTCTPGGEPIPTNKRFDAAKIFNHPDVVAEEPWYGIEQEYTLLQKDVLWPLGWPVGGFPRPQGPYYCGVGADKAFGRDIVDSHYKACLYAGINISGINAEVMPGQWEFQVGPSVGIFASDELWVARYILERITEIAGVVLSFDPKPIQGDWNGAGAHTNYSTKSMRADGGIDVIVKAIEKLRLRHKEHISAYGEGNERRLTGHHETADINTFSWPQGIANRAASIRVGRDTEKAAKGYFEDRRPASNMDPYVVTSMIAETTILWSPHSKKKNNSSS, encoded by the exons ATGATGTCTCTCCTCAACGATTTTCTCACCCTTGATCTCTCCCACTCAACGGAGAAAATCATTGCTGAATATAtatg GATTGGTGGGAGTGGAATGGATATGAGAAGCAAAAGAAGG ACATTGCCTGAGCCAGTATCTGACCTACATAAGTTGCCCAAGTGGAATTTTGATGGATCAAGCACTGGCCAGGCTCCCGGAGAAGATGGTGAGGTCATTTTACG ACCTCAAGCCATCTTTAAGGATCCTTTTCTAAGGGGAAATAATATTctg GTATTGTGTGATACATGTACACCAGGTGGGGAACCAATCCCTACTAATAAAAGGTTTGATGCTGCCAAAATATTTAACCATCCAGATGTCGTTGCTGAAGAGCcctg GTATGGGATTGAGCAGGAGTATACTctgcttcaaaaggatgttctTTGGCCTCTTGGATGGCCGGTTGGTGGCTTTCCTAGACCTCAG ggaccatactaCTGTGGTGTTGGGGCTGACAAGGCGTTTGGTCGGGACATTGTGGATTCTCACTACAAAGCTTGCCTTTACGCTGGAATTAACATAAGTGGGATCAATGCAGAAGTTATGCCAGGCCAG TGGGAATTCCAGGTTGGCCCCTCTGTTGGAATTTTTGCCAGTGATGAGTTGTGGGTGGCCCGCTACATCCTTGAG AGGATTACAGAGATTGCTGGGGTTGTTCTTTCGTTCGATCCTAAACCGATCCAG GGTGACTGGAATGGTGCTGGTGCCCACACAAACTACAG CACCAAGTCCATGAGAGCCGACGGTGGAATCGATGTTATCGTTAAGGCCATTGAGAAGCTGCGCCTGCGCCACAAGGAGCACATTTCTGCATACGGGGAGGGCAACGAGAGAAGATTAACAGGCCACCATGAAACCGCAGACATCAACACATTCTCATGG CCACAGGGAATTGCGAACCGGGCGGCATCTATCCGCGTGGGCCGTGATACTGAAAAGGCAGCCAAAG GCTACTTTGAAGATCGACGGCCAGCATCGAACATGGACCCATACGTGGTCACCTCCATGATTGCGGAGACAACGAttctgtggagcccacatagtAAGAAGAAAAACAACAGCTCTTCATAA